The sequence CCTCCTGCCGGTCAAAAGAATCAACGTGTGCACGCAAGAATGGATGGCTTCCACTTTCTCCAGAGGGGGAAACCGAGGTCAGGGAGGGGGGCGAGGCGACCCCGGCGTCCCCTGACCTCCTTCCCCGCCTGCCTCCCCCGCCCGCAGGTGAAGCTGGTGTTCGTGGAGGACCAGGCGGTGGTGGAGACCGTGTTCTTCCTGACGTCGCGCACGCGGGCGCTGCTGCGGCGCTTCCCGCGCATGCTCCTGGTGGACCGGCTGCCGGGGCTGCAGGGCGCGCTCGACCTGCTGGCCGTGCTGTGCGTGGACGGCGCGGGCCGCGCGCGCCAGGCCGCCTGCTGCGTGGCGCGCCCGGGGACGCCAAGCCTGCTGCGCTTCGCGCTGGCCTCGCTGCTGCAGAGCGCGCCCGACGTCAAGGGCCGCGTGCGCTGCCTCACCGCCGGGCCCGAGGTGGCGGCGCAGCTGCCCGCCGTGCGCCAGCTGCTGCCGGGGGCGCGCGTGCAGATCTGCCGTGCGCAGGGCCTCGAGACGCTCTTCAGCAAGGCGCAGGAGCTGGGCGGCGCCGGCCGCGAGGACCCGGGCCTGTGGCCGCGCCTGTGCCGCCTGGCCGGCGCGTCGTCACCCGCCGCCTACGCTGAGGCGCTGGCCGAGCTGCGCGCCCACGGCCCGGCCGCCTTCGTCGACTACTTCGAGCGCAACTGGGCGCCGCGCCGCGACATGTGGGTGCGCTTCCGCGCCTTCGAGGCGGCCCGCGACCTGGACGCGTGCGCCCTGGTGCGGGGCCACCGCCGGCGTCTGCTGCGCCGCCTCAGCCCCTCGCGCAGCGTGGCGCAGTGCCTTCGCGACCTGGTGGCCATGCAGTGGGCCGACGCGGCCGGGGAGGCGGCGCCCGATGGCCTAGACGGTGGGGGTCTTTGGCTGGAAGGCGAGCCGGGAAGGGGAGCCCAGGTGGAGAACGAGAGGGTGAAGGGCGTGGAGAGCGGGGACTGGGCAGGGGCCCCGAAAGAAGGAAACATTTGGAGAGGAGCACAGTTGGAGAAAGAGTGGGTCAGAGGACTGGAAACCAGAGACCGGGGAGGGGCTCAGTTAGAGagtgagaaggggagaggattGCAAATTCGAGATTGGAGAGGAGTCCAGTCGGAGAACcggaaggtgaggggactggaagGGAGTGTCTGGAGAGGGTCCCAGTTGGAGAAGGAGCACTTGAGGGGGCCAGAGATCAGAGACTGGAGGGGGGCCCCACTGGAGGGTGAGAAAGATTGGGGTCTGGAAGGTTACGTCTGGAGGGGTGCCCATTTGGAGGACCAGGGGCTCAGGGGACTGGAAGGGTACACCTGGAGGATGGCCCAGTTGGAGGATCAAAGGATTAGGGTGCTAGAGACCACGGAGCAGAGGGGCACCCAGTGTGATTATGAGATGGCCAGAAGTCTTGAAGGGAACACCTGGAGGGAGGGCCAGTTGCACGATGAAAGGGCGAGTGGACTGAGAACCAGAGACTGGAAGGGGCTTCCTTTGGAAACAGAGacgggaagggggctggaggtgCGAAACTGGAAGGGGGTCCATTTGGAGAAGCCGCTGGAATTGGTCCCTGAGAACGGAGACCAAAGGGGACCCCAGTGGGGAGATGAGGGGCAGAGAGGGCCAGAGATCCGAGAAGAGAGAGGAGTGAGGTTGGGGgtcaaaagaagaaaggacttGGAGGATGTAGTTCTGATCCAGCTGGGGGACACAAGGGTGACAAGCCTGGAGAATGGGGATGGAGGGGGAGCCCGGTCTGGGGGCCCCAGGAGCCGAGGAGGGCAAGGGATGGAGTGTGGGGACACGGGAGGGAGGTGTCTGGGGCTGGGGAATGGCGTCACGTGCGGCCCGACCGTGAAGACCGTGTTCGAGGGTGATGTCGAATGGGCGGTGACAAGGAGAGTGTACCTGACGGCGGGGGAGAGCCTGCAGGAAGGAGGCGGAGGAGAAGCCCCGCGGGAACCAAAGAGGCCTCGCTGCCCCTCGGGAGAGGAGGACATGGACTGGGAGCCGCTGGCCAAGTTCCGGGCAGCTTGCGGGCCAGAGCTGGCAGACTTGGTGGCCGAGGAGCTGGCCTTTGCCAGGCAGCACGGGACGCGGGGTTTCCACTGGACTGGAGCTGGCTTTGCCCTTAAGGATGGCACCTCGGACTTCTTCCTGGACGGGGCGCTCACGCGCTGCAGCTGCTCCATCCACGCGGCCCGACGTCTGCCCTGCCGCCACCTCTTCGCTGCACGACTCCTCACCGGGGCAGCCTTATTCCACATGGACCTGCTCAGGGATTGCTGGGGGAGAGCCCCGGAGCCCTGACCCTTCCCACCCCCCTGCCCGCCACCCTCCACTGGGAGGGCGGGAGGGCATTCTTCGATCCCAAAGATAACAGGTCTGAGGCCAAGGAGGCCACCCCAGTCCCTCCGGCCACCTCCTGGCTCATCCAGGGACCTCATCTTGGCAGTTTGCCTGTCTGGGTCCGAGGGGAAGCCGACACTGTGCTCTCTGAGGTCCGGGAGCCACAAGTGTGGAAGATGGTGGTGGCCAGGGTGGATTCTGAGGGCTTCCCTCCGTGGTGGAAATGTGTGATGAGAGGTGTAGACAGGGTCAGGCCAGGGCGGTAGGAGGAAAGGGAccaagctgggggaggggaggacagcaGGCTACG comes from Equus asinus isolate D_3611 breed Donkey chromosome 26, EquAss-T2T_v2, whole genome shotgun sequence and encodes:
- the ZSWIM9 gene encoding uncharacterized protein ZSWIM9, which produces MEPPPGTAAGQEEQELRERAFFSWAEFSRFFDAWCQQRLALFFVKSSMHLARCRWASAPPLYTLIDVLKYSYVRLVCKDVRAPSRPAVGPPQPGCPAFIIVKLSPLRDRLVVTECQLTHSHPACPLEFAYYFRPGHLLANACLPVRTTNKISKQFVAPADVRRLLSYCKGRDHGVLDALHVLEGLFRTDPEAKVKLVFVEDQAVVETVFFLTSRTRALLRRFPRMLLVDRLPGLQGALDLLAVLCVDGAGRARQAACCVARPGTPSLLRFALASLLQSAPDVKGRVRCLTAGPEVAAQLPAVRQLLPGARVQICRAQGLETLFSKAQELGGAGREDPGLWPRLCRLAGASSPAAYAEALAELRAHGPAAFVDYFERNWAPRRDMWVRFRAFEAARDLDACALVRGHRRRLLRRLSPSRSVAQCLRDLVAMQWADAAGEAAPDGLDGGGLWLEGEPGRGAQVENERVKGVESGDWAGAPKEGNIWRGAQLEKEWVRGLETRDRGGAQLESEKGRGLQIRDWRGVQSENRKVRGLEGSVWRGSQLEKEHLRGPEIRDWRGAPLEGEKDWGLEGYVWRGAHLEDQGLRGLEGYTWRMAQLEDQRIRVLETTEQRGTQCDYEMARSLEGNTWREGQLHDERASGLRTRDWKGLPLETETGRGLEVRNWKGVHLEKPLELVPENGDQRGPQWGDEGQRGPEIREERGVRLGVKRRKDLEDVVLIQLGDTRVTSLENGDGGGARSGGPRSRGGQGMECGDTGGRCLGLGNGVTCGPTVKTVFEGDVEWAVTRRVYLTAGESLQEGGGGEAPREPKRPRCPSGEEDMDWEPLAKFRAACGPELADLVAEELAFARQHGTRGFHWTGAGFALKDGTSDFFLDGALTRCSCSIHAARRLPCRHLFAARLLTGAALFHMDLLRDCWGRAPEP